A segment of the Lepus europaeus isolate LE1 chromosome X, mLepTim1.pri, whole genome shotgun sequence genome:
CTGTTCACTTGTTGCAAATAGAGAAAGGAATCTTGAGAGACTGGATTTTGATGATCTTGAGGAATTTCAGGCTTCTGACAAGTCATTGCACCTAAATTCTATCATTGATTCCATATTAGCTGAtgatgaggaagaagaagaaCTTCCACGCTTCATTTTTCAATACGAGAAACGTTCCTTTGAAACAGGAATGATAGTCTGgtttaaatatcaaaaatatccTTATTGGCCAGCAGTGGTAAAAAGCATCAGGcgaaaagaaaggaaagcaagTGTGCTTTTTGTTGAGGCAAACATGACTCCTGAAAAGAAAGGCGTGAGAGTATCCTTCAGAAGATTAAAGAAATTCGACTGCAAAGAGAAGCAAACACTAGTGGATAAAGCCAGGGAAGATTACAGTGAAAGTATTGactggtgcatctcactgattTGTGACTACAGAGTTCGAATAGGTTGTGGTTCTTTCGCAGGCTCTTTCTTTGAGTATTATGCTGCTGATATTAGCTATCCAGTTAGGAAAGTAGTCAAACAGGAGACCTTCCGGAATATATTTCCAAAGCTGTATAATGAAGATGCTGTGGAACACATGACTGTGACTTCTCAGACCAAGAAAATGTCCTTCCAGAAAATTCTTCCTGACCGAATGAAAGCTGCACGAGACCGAGCCAACAAAAACCTTGTGGACTTCATTGTGAATGCAAAGGGAACAGAAGACCATCTTCAGTCCATTTTAAATGGCACAAAAGGATCCAGATGGCTGAAATCATTTTTGAATGCAAAGAGATTCTCGCCCTGTATTGAAACATACTTTGAGGATGACGATCAGTTGGATGAAGTGGTGAAATATTTACAAGGAGTCTGCaatcaagtagatgaaaaaatgaTGAGTCTCATAAAAcatgataaaattaaatttatcctGGAAGTCCTTCTACCAGAAGCAATTATTTGTTCAATCTCAGCTGTTGATGGGTTAGATTACAAAGCAGCAGAAGCAAAGTATCTAAAAGGACCATCTCTAGGCTATAGGGAAAGAGAATTATTTGATTCAAAAATCTTATTTGAAAAGAGACGGAAACCATTAACAAAGGAAGCTCATTAAATCTCCTGAGAGTCCAAATCATAACAATATGCTTTCATagatattatttctttgaaaaatctcTGAAAATTCTCTACATTTCTGAGAACTGGAGACTTTGAgtaatgtggttttttttatttttatctctgggATCTGTGGGTATCATTACATCTTCACTTCCTTTGGTTATGCTTTCTCAAAGTCAATTTTGCCAGCATTTCAGCAATTTACTTTTCCATACATTTTTAGAATGCATAGTGCATAAATGATTTTTAAGGGAAAGTACTATTTGgttttatgatatttttgtttctatggtGTATAGGTAAATACAATGTGCACAGTCATTTTAATATTACAATTGCACTGGTATTAGATATTAAGCAAGATAATTAGAAAAAAGTCTAAGAAACAGCACttatatattttttgctttttataagaTATTCAGTTTTCTCTTAAGAtagttgaattatttttattgctatgcctatttatttttggaaaaaaaaatctctgagacCTAGAACCAAAGATAGATAAGCTTTGCTATATATTATAATTAACTAGAATTGCTTttgcaaaaaaatctgaaatacaaaaaatgaattatttgcaTGTAGTCTATACATGTGTGAATAACATCTCAGCATGCAGAAAATAATTCTGACAGCCTTGAACCTTGAGCGGGATTGTTCATTCTATACTTCCCTGAAATTTCATTTTGGGGAGTCTCTCCTTCAAAGGCTAAACACTTTCTTGAAAtgaacaggctcctggctgtcTCCATAACTATGAGTGGATCTTCTCAATGTAGTTCTCTGACCACATGTAGAAGGCAGCTAGAGTCATTGTATTCAGGACCTGGCCAACCTAGTTATGTGAGCTAGGGTGACTGCTTATGAGCCCATCTAGTTTTATATAAACTGTAGAAAAAGCAAGTGCCATGTTCCAAGTCTTTTATCTCCAAATATGTCTCAAACCAAGCAAGCTTTTTTATCTGACTTCTCCATAGAATAGTTCCAACTCGTTCCAATAATGTAAACACCAACTTATAAATCATTCCACACTACTAGCAGTTGTAGACGGACCAGAATATGGGAACTTAGAATAAAGTCACAGAAAATGCCTCCATTTGAATAAATGTGACAGTATTCCAAATATGGTTAAATATAAACCATTAAAATCTGAAGCCAATggatcatttatttttgcttgaaaCAGATTTTTGTGAGAATAAATGTTAGGAAagctagtttattttaaaaacttgatggTAAAAGAAATGCTGAAGGCTTAACATGCACCTGTCTTTATTTTGACCACTTATAATGAGACATCTGTCACCTTGGGGCTCTTTTTATGCGTTCAAATGGCTACATGTTTATGTGAAATTTATAAAAGTTTGATGTTTTGACTTTCAataaaatcattatattcttCACTTTGGATGTGCATGTCATGCTTCAGATATTGCAGCTACCTAAGAGATGTTTGTGTAAgtttgaatacacacacacacacacacacacaaaattgtttggaatttttgttttctgtagttGCCATTATTTTAACACGCAATATAAATTaccatcctggggctggcactgtggtgtagcgggtagagctgctgcctgcagtgctggtatcttctatgggcgccggtttgggtcctggctgttccacttctgatccagctatggcctgggaaagcagtagaagatggcccaagtgcttgggcaactgcacctgcatgggagacctggaagaagctcctggctcctgactttgggtcagcgcagctccggccgttgtggccatctggggagtgaaccagcggatggaagacctctctctctctctctctctctctctctctgcggagtgaaccagtgggtggaagacctctctctctctttctctctctgcctctccttttctctctgtgtaactgtgactttcaagttaaaataaataaatatttaaaaaataaatatatatatatataaattaccaTCCTAAACAAATGTTCACATAGAAGTATTTGTATCAGGCTCTCTTTTATGGACATTCAGGCTAGGACAACTagcagtaaatatatatatatatatatatatatatgataaaatataagTAGGTGCTACTGTATCAATAtgcagtaaacattttttaaagcttttatttaatgaatataaatttccaaagtacagcttatggattacaatggcttcccccccccataacttccctcccacccgcaaccctcccctctccccttccattcacatcaagattcaatttcaattctctttatatacagaagatcagtttagtatatattaagtaaagatttcaacagtttgccctcacatagcaacacaaagtgaaaaatactgttggagtacagcattaaatcacaatgtacagcacattaaggacagagatcctacatgatatttttttaaaaattgattaattttctatgcaatttccaatttaacaccaagtttttttttcattttc
Coding sequences within it:
- the PWWP3B gene encoding PWWP domain-containing DNA repair factor 3B; this translates as MDAEYVLCNWKDQLWPAKVLSSYETSPNSKRKKTFSLEVQILSLEEKIIVDSTETKLLNKSQIEAITSSLAAQSEAGASPRDETAYGRALKVALDILNERPNLSEASISGEEETATLSENVPQKLSDSPPQKKYRKQEGDLPKYLEESENPASLLVSPENDSLADDKSQVHTTSSIIPGEMETKPLLDSSWGQTFPSRSEDEDEKEDKKKIDISLMPIHSTVKEEDVYAKEEKCLPDLPSDTVFTPKALKEEPQDVCPGPLPVSSECSSFSENIEDPGEGPSNPNPCLEPSQNQPSVESEVGATTSTGSCSWEEQVSASAPNPALACSLVANRERNLERLDFDDLEEFQASDKSLHLNSIIDSILADDEEEEELPRFIFQYEKRSFETGMIVWFKYQKYPYWPAVVKSIRRKERKASVLFVEANMTPEKKGVRVSFRRLKKFDCKEKQTLVDKAREDYSESIDWCISLICDYRVRIGCGSFAGSFFEYYAADISYPVRKVVKQETFRNIFPKLYNEDAVEHMTVTSQTKKMSFQKILPDRMKAARDRANKNLVDFIVNAKGTEDHLQSILNGTKGSRWLKSFLNAKRFSPCIETYFEDDDQLDEVVKYLQGVCNQVDEKMMSLIKHDKIKFILEVLLPEAIICSISAVDGLDYKAAEAKYLKGPSLGYRERELFDSKILFEKRRKPLTKEAH